CGCGGGGAAGCCCCGTCCTCACCTACGCTTCGGTCTGTGCGTAGCACGAGCATCGGGTAGTTCACAAGGTGAAAAATGTCATCATAGCAAACAATACCTTCAACAAGCGATCACCGATGACAGTAACCCGCGCTAACCCTTATCTAGAAGGCAATTATGCTCCCATTCGCCAAGAAATTACCGCTCAAAACCTCACGGTAATTGGCGAACTGCCAACCGCAATTTCAGGGATGTTTCTCCGCAATGGTCCCAACCCACAGTTTTCTCCCCCTGGCACTTATCATTGGTTTGATGGGGATGCCATGGTACATGGAGTTCGGCTTCATCAGGGCAAAGCCTCCTATCGCAATCGGTATGTTCGGACCCAAGGTTTTCAAACCGAACAAGAAGCCGGTCAAGCCCTCTGGAAAGGACTACTAGAACCGGCCCAGGATAACCCGGATGGGGCAGTAAAAAACGTGGCTAATACCGCTTTGGTTTGGCATGGGGGTCAACTGTTAGCCCTTTGGGAAGGAGGTGCCCCTCATGCGCTACGGACCCCGGAGTTAGAAACCATTGGTCTTTATACTTACAACGGAAAACTGGCTTCCCCTTTCACAGCGCATCCCAAAGTCGATCCAGTAACCGGAGAAATGATGTTTTATGGCTATTCCTTTGCCGAACCACCTTTTCTCAAGTACAGTTTAGCTGCTGCCACCGGAGAATTACTATGGACGATTCCCATTGATCTGCCAATGGGGGTGATGATGCATGATTTTGCGATTACAGAACACTATACAATCTTCATGGATTTGCCCCTTACCTTTAGTGTGGAACGAATGCAGCGGGGAGAACCCCCTTTAATGTTTGAGGCGGATCGACCGTCTCGCTTTGGAATTATGCCCCGTCATGGCGATAAAAATAGTATCCGCTGGTTTGAAGCGCCCGCTTGTTATGTCTTCCATACTCTCAATGCTTATGAAGATGGAGAGGAAGTGGTTTTAATTGCGTGTCGTATGAGTTCAACCAATGTTCTCGTTAGTGACAGTGCCTTCAAAGATCCTGAGGGTGATATTCCCCGGTTACAGCAGTGGCGGTTTAATCTGAGTACAGGAACCGTACAGGAAGAGAACTTAGAACCCACTCCTTCCGAATTTCCAGCGTTGAATGAGCGCTGGTTAGGCTATCCCACTCGCTACGGTTATACAGCACAAATGGCAAATGGTGAAACGCCTTTATTTGAGGGCGTTATTAAGCACGATTTTCACCAGAAAACCTCTCAATTTCATCCCTTTGGAGAAGGACGATATGGTGGCGACCCCTCTTTTGTGCCGCGTCCAGGGAGTACAGAAGAGGATGACGGTTGGTTACTGACTTTGATTCATGATCATCATGCCGACACCTCTGAGTTATTGGTCATTGACGCGCAAAACTTTACAGCAGACCCGGTAGCGCGAGTGATGATGCCCCAACGGGTTCCCTATGGGTTTCACAGTGTTTGGGTCGATGACAAGCAATTGCAGACGCAAAAGGTTTAGTTGATCCTTTACCCTCTTCCCATGCCAAAGGAGGAGGGTGTTTTTTTCCTCATCACCAAGAAATTAAAGGGCTTCCGATATTGCCTTAATCATCGCTAAGGTTAATCCTTCCTCTCCGGCTTCAATCACCTGAGTGGCACTGTAATAAAGCATGGCATTAAAGCCTTTGATATCGCCACTGTCTCGAAAATCAGTGCGCACAGCAATGACTGGAATTCCTTGACTGACGGCATAACCACATTCCCAACAGGTACCACTATCAGCATCCGCTCCATCTAAAATCGCAATCACTAGATTTGATGAACACAAGCCAGAGAGACAGGTTTCATAAATGGCTTTTCCCGTAATTCCAGCACATTCTTTTTGCGGTAAGAAAATGGTATAACCGTGTTGTTCTAATTCTGCTGCAAGATTCTGATTAAAGCTTTGTTCGGCTTGGGTAAATAAAGGGGCTGCCCAATAAATTTTTGGTGTTTCCATCGCATATCAGTTTTGGCGGTTAACTGCATCTTACAAAATCCAGAATCGTGATGTTAATCCCATCGAAGTTTCCTGGGTAATCCTGTCTTTCTTGAGAGGGAAAAGCTCTCAGTTCTCGGTAAGTTTGATCTATCATCTGGAAAGTGACTTTTGGAATGACGCAAGGAAAATGAACACTCTCACCCCCTGGTATAACCGTTTAAGCACTGCCATCCCTCGTTGGCTGGTTGTGCTATTAGTCTTTCCCTTAATTATTTTAGATGGGTGGTTGTTACTGCTCTTTATCGATTATTTTAACCAGTTAATTAGCAGTTTCGTTGCGGCGTCTGTCCTCGCGTTTTTATTGAATTATCCAGTGCAGGCTTTAGAAAAATTACAGATCAGGCGTGTTTATTCCGTGCTGCTGGTGTTCTTTATTGCAATTATAATTAGTGGCTTAGTTGCCCTTTTTAGCATTCCTTTTTTAATCGAACAGTTTGAAACGTTGCGCGATCGCGTTCCTAGTTGGGCAGAATCCGCTGAAGCGCAGCTCCAACAATTAGCGATGTTAGTCAAAATTGATCTCAGTGCATGGAGTGACGAAATCGCCGTAACACTTAAAGATCAATTGCAGTCAATCCTTATGGAATTGCCCAATTTTGCTCTGGGAACGATTAGTAACTTTCTGCAAGTCTTTTTTATCTTGGTTTTGACCGTTTTTTTAGCGATTTTTTATCAAGGGTTTCTGCACAGTACCATTGAAAGTTGGTTTCCTGAACAAGGACCGCAAGTGCTGCGATCGCTGCGACGCAATTTCAACAGTTATGTGGTCAATCAGTTCACCCTTGCGGTCTCTCTAACCGTCACGATGATTCCTACCTTTTGGTTACTGAATGTTCCCTTTTATCTCCTCTTCGCGATCGGAATTGGTGTCATGGGCTTAATTCCTTTCGGCGCTATTCTCAGTATTTTTGTGATTAGCTTAGTCCTCAGTCTAAAAAGCATCTGGCTGGGATTAAAAGTCTTAGCCGTTGCCCTAATTCTGGATCAAATTATTGAGAATACAGTGACTCCCCGTTTGTTAGGTACCCTCACTGGACTCAATCCCATTGTTATTTTATTTTCCTTAATGGTCGGTGCAAGAGTTGCTGGATATTTGGGCATTTTAACCGCCGTTCCCATTGCTGCCACCTTGAAAAGCACTTTAAGATTGCTTTCTCAAAAGAGTAATCTTCCCCCAACCATGAGCAGTAGCAATTTAGGAACAGAAACGACAACAATCTCCTAATCTGTGCTTTCTTCTCTGATTGCTCGTCGCCCTAACCAGTCTTCTCCTAACTGAATACTCACTGTAGAATCTAAAGCGCCTGTGCTTTCCACAAAGACTTCCCCGACCCCTAAGGCATTTGCAACGGCTTCTGCCGCTTCGATATTGCCATTTTGAGCAACAATGCGCGTTTGAGATAAGGGTTCCCCCCAATCAGACGCTACATAAACATTGCGGAATCCTTCTTCCTGTAAGACCTGATTAACTGACTGCACCGCCTGAGGACGATCCGTGCTGTCCTGAATGGCAATGCGAATATAAGGAGACACTTCTTCATCTTGACTCGGGGCAGTGTAACCGACATCGAAATTCCGAGCCATCATTTGATCGATTTGCCGATGATTGGGAAGCCAATAGCTAATCGTCCCATTGTGTCCTGCCACTTCGACATTGCCAAACCGACCCGGTAACATTAACATTTCAATATTTTTCTGCTCTCGTTGCGCTGCAAAGCCTGATAACGCTAAGATTTCTTCTACACTTAAGTTCGTATCCACATTGGATTGAATGACAGAAAAAATACTGGGAACTCTGGCTAGCGTTCCGGGATGCAATGCTTGATCAATCACTGCTCGAATCAAAAGTTGTTGACGTTGGACCCGTCCAATATCGCCATACTCGTCATGACGGAACAACATAAAATCAACAGCGGTTTCGCCATCGAGACGCTGTTTGCCTTTTTTGATATCAATGTAAAGATGTTGGCTATCATCACGATATTTCATATCCTTGGGCACATAGAACTCGACGCCGCCCAAAGCATCAATTAACTTTTCGACCCCTTGCACATTCACACGGACATAGCGGTCAATGGGAACATCCGCCAATAAATCACTAATGGCTTCTGCACTAAGAGCTGCACCCCCCCGTTGATTCGCTGTATTGATTTTGACCCGTCCGTAACCCGGTAAATTAACTGGTGTATCCCTAGGAACGGAAAGGATCGAAAGATCATCTGTATTCGGGTTAAACCGCATCAGTAACATCGTATCCGTTAACCCTTTAAAGGAATTCACTCGGGCATGATATCCCCCTACTTCTTGTGGCGATTGTCCTAAGTCAGAGCTTAAGACTTTGGTTCCTAAAACTAGGATGTTCACTGGTCGAGTTAACTTCGGCAATTGCAAAGGCGCCTGTGTGGAAATGGTTTGTTCCTCATTAAAGGCTGCCTCTTGCTCAGGGGTATTGGGGCTGACTTGTAACGGTTTGGATGATAAAGTTACTGCTAATAAAGCACCAGCGGTAGCTGAGAGCATCGCGACTCCTGATAATCCCAGTCCAATTAAAAACCAATTGGGGGACCGAAACTGCTTTTTTGTCGGAGTTGTGACTTTTTTCGCTCTTGCAGATGGTTGTGTTCTTTGGACTTGCACAGGCTTCCTCACACTCACTTTTTTGTAATGATATCTTGATTTATTTTAGAGGCTCATTTTAAGAAAAAAGATCAGATTGATTACAGTTTTGCGAAAAATTACGTAGAACGGGACCGAAAGAGTTGATCGGCTAAGGTACTCATTCCAGGAAGTTTTGGTGTTTTTCCTCGCCAAAGACGAAGGAGTAACACAAAGGAAGTTACAAAATAACCTGATGTGATTAATCCGTCGAGATAAAGTAATCGCACTGACCAAACGGTAGAAGGCGTAATCTGACTGCCAACACCAAGAAGACTATAAGCAATTAACCACGATAAAGCAAGGATGACCGATAAGCGACTGACTGCGCGTTCTCGATGGTTTTCTTTTTGTCGGGAGAGTGTCCATAGTGCAGGAATGATTCCGGCAATTGGGAGTAAATAAAGGCTTAAGCGGGCAGGAGAAGGTTCGTTTGGCATGGTTTGTCTGGATCAACGGTTATAGCAGGCGCCGGAATCAAATCCCGGCGTAAGCTGTGACTAAGCTAAAGCAAGTTTACCCAGTATCAGTATTTTCTCTTTCTGGAGATAGAAAAAATTGATTCTTTCTCTCAATATTCGTTACAAAGGAATTAGAGGCAAAGTTTCGCTACATCATCTTTCTTTATTTGTTGCTCATTTAATTCCTAGGCTATTATGACGAAATCTAACACGTTAAGAATCGTTTCCCTGTTACCGAGTGCAACAGAAACCGTTGCTGCTTTAGGTCTAACCGATTGTTTAGTGGGACGTTCTCACGAATGCGATTATCCTCCTGAAGTACACGCTTTACCCGTTTGTACACAGGCCCGTTTAAACCCTGGAAAGAATAGTGTTGGGATTGATCAAGATGTTCAAGAATTGATGCAATCGGCACTGAGTATTTATGAAATTAAGGTTGATGTTCTCGAAGAATTACAACCAACCCATATTATTACGCAAGATCAGTGTGATGCTTGTGCGGTCAGTATGGCACAAGTGCAGCAAGCAGTCTCCCAGATGGTATCAACTCAACCGGAAGTGATTTCTCTGCAGGGGAATGTTTTGACCGAGGTCTGGGCTGATATGAAACGTGTGGCAGACCGTCTCGGTGTTGACTCTCAAGCGGCTTTACAAAATCTCCAAAATCGGGTTGATGCCTGTACCCGAATTACTGACGAAATTCCAGAGGCAGAGCGCCCGAAAGTGGTGACACTGGAATGGATCGAGCCGCTGATGTCGGGGGGAAATTGGTTACCGGAATTGGTCAACATGGCAGGCGGAACGCCGGTGTTGGATGAGACGGGAACGCGATCGCGCTATCTTGACTGGCAACAGATATTAGATATTGATCCAGATGTAATTGTCATTCTGCCTTGTGGCTTTAACTTAGAACGCACGCGCCTCGAAGCGCAAGTCTTAGCCCAACATTCAGGTTGGTCACAACTAACAGCCGTAGAAAACAACTGCGTGTATATTGCCGATGGCAATGCTTATTTTAATCGTCCCGGTCCACGTCTGGTCGATTCTTTAGAAATGCTGGCCGAAATGTTACATCCCCAACACTTTTCCTATGATTACCAAGGGAAAGGTTGGGAAGTGTTGAAAATAACAGTAAATGTTTAATGTTTCCCGTGGGTTGGACAAGGGGGTGCCGAAATTGAGCGATCTAACCAACCCACTGCTTGTTTAAGGTGAGCAAGGGCTTCTTCGGTTTGAGAAGATTGGAGATACACTAAAGCAGCTGTGATGTGTTGGTTAGCTTGCGCCTTACGGTTAGCTTTGAGACGATGCCAATCATTAGGCGCGATCGCGCACTTGTCAGCAAGCAGTTGCGCCAGTTCCAAGGTGTTTTTTTCTGAGAGATCGTCGCTGGTGGCAGACGGACTAAGTTGTGACATAAGTTTAGTTTTCCCTTCCAGGAGTACAATGACTAACGAGCCAATACGATCTATTGTAAAATGCCTGCTGCTAATTCTCAGCCCCCACCAGATGACCAACAATGGGAAACCCAACTCCAACAAGTCGAAGCCGATCTCGTTGATTTGAGACGACGATATAGTCAATTGCAGCGCGATCGCGCTCAAAAAGAAGAGTTAGAAACAAAACTCAAACGCCTGCAATCGGAAATCGAAGGGTTGCAGTATAATCTTGAAAGCCGTCTCGTCACTTGGAAAGATTTAGTTGAACCCTTTTGGTTAGCTGTCCGGTTCGGAGGCTTAGGAATTATTATTGGCTGGCTTTTAAAGTCATACAGTGGTTAGTACACGATTCCTCTCCCTCGTACTAATAAAAAAGGTGGCTAACCCAAAACTGAAAGAACTAGGAATGACGAGACATTACCGTGCGGATCAAAAATTTTTCCGCTTCAATCCAAACAAACATTAGGGTACTAAAGCCCAAGCAGATGATCAACTCAATCGCGCTAAGAGGATGCAAGCCAAAAAAGCTTCGCAAAGCAGGCACATAAATCAGTAGCAGTTGCAGGACAGTCGTGAGGAGTACCGATCCTAAAACATAGGGATTAGAAACCGGATTCAGTTCCCACGTTAATTGCGTGTCAGACCGTACGGCTAAGGCATGACCCATCTGAGCCAGACAAAGGGTCGTAAAGACCATGGTTTTCCAGGTTTCAGGATTACGAGGATAGTCCGCCCCATGGGTATAGGAGTATGCCCAAACCATAAGCGCAATAGTTAGAATAGCAAGCACTAAGCCAACACGAATCATATACGACCCCATACCGCGGGCAAAAATACTTTCTCGGGGATTGTAGGGCGGACGCTGCATGACATTCGGTTCAGCGGGTTCCATGGCTAAGGCGAGGGCTGGGAGTCCATCAGTAACCAGGTTCATCCAGAGTATTTGTAAAGGGGTCAGGGGAACGCCACCGAGTCCGATTAAGGGCGAGGCAGCGATGGTCAAAACTTCGCCAATATTACTACCGAGGATGTATTTAATAAAGCGCCGAATATTATCATAAACCACCCGTCCTTCTTCGGTCGCAGCAACAATCGTGGCAAAATTATCATCGAGCAAGACCATGTCGCTGGCTTCTTTACTGACATCAGTGCCAGTAATGCCCATGGCAATGCCAATATCGGCTTGTTTCAGGGCGGGAGCATCATTTACCCCATCTCCGGTCATGGCAACAAATTCACCGCGTCGTTGCAAGGCTTGCACAATCCGTAATTTGTGTTCTGGGGCAACTCGGGCATAAACACTCACTTGCAGAACTTTTTCCTCCAGGTCTTCTACACTAAGGTGTTCTAATTCTTTCCCGGTGAGATAGCTTTCTTCGGTTGTGCTAATGCCTAAATCTTGCGCGATCGCGCGAGCAGTGAGGGGATGATCGCCAGTAATCATCACGGGACGGATTCCCGCTTGC
Above is a window of Cyanobacteria bacterium GSL.Bin1 DNA encoding:
- a CDS encoding 9-cis-epoxycarotenoid dioxygenase — encoded protein: MTVTRANPYLEGNYAPIRQEITAQNLTVIGELPTAISGMFLRNGPNPQFSPPGTYHWFDGDAMVHGVRLHQGKASYRNRYVRTQGFQTEQEAGQALWKGLLEPAQDNPDGAVKNVANTALVWHGGQLLALWEGGAPHALRTPELETIGLYTYNGKLASPFTAHPKVDPVTGEMMFYGYSFAEPPFLKYSLAAATGELLWTIPIDLPMGVMMHDFAITEHYTIFMDLPLTFSVERMQRGEPPLMFEADRPSRFGIMPRHGDKNSIRWFEAPACYVFHTLNAYEDGEEVVLIACRMSSTNVLVSDSAFKDPEGDIPRLQQWRFNLSTGTVQEENLEPTPSEFPALNERWLGYPTRYGYTAQMANGETPLFEGVIKHDFHQKTSQFHPFGEGRYGGDPSFVPRPGSTEEDDGWLLTLIHDHHADTSELLVIDAQNFTADPVARVMMPQRVPYGFHSVWVDDKQLQTQKV
- a CDS encoding nucleoside 2-deoxyribosyltransferase, producing METPKIYWAAPLFTQAEQSFNQNLAAELEQHGYTIFLPQKECAGITGKAIYETCLSGLCSSNLVIAILDGADADSGTCWECGYAVSQGIPVIAVRTDFRDSGDIKGFNAMLYYSATQVIEAGEEGLTLAMIKAISEAL
- a CDS encoding AI-2E family transporter, which produces MNTLTPWYNRLSTAIPRWLVVLLVFPLIILDGWLLLLFIDYFNQLISSFVAASVLAFLLNYPVQALEKLQIRRVYSVLLVFFIAIIISGLVALFSIPFLIEQFETLRDRVPSWAESAEAQLQQLAMLVKIDLSAWSDEIAVTLKDQLQSILMELPNFALGTISNFLQVFFILVLTVFLAIFYQGFLHSTIESWFPEQGPQVLRSLRRNFNSYVVNQFTLAVSLTVTMIPTFWLLNVPFYLLFAIGIGVMGLIPFGAILSIFVISLVLSLKSIWLGLKVLAVALILDQIIENTVTPRLLGTLTGLNPIVILFSLMVGARVAGYLGILTAVPIAATLKSTLRLLSQKSNLPPTMSSSNLGTETTTIS
- a CDS encoding LytR family transcriptional regulator, with protein sequence MLSATAGALLAVTLSSKPLQVSPNTPEQEAAFNEEQTISTQAPLQLPKLTRPVNILVLGTKVLSSDLGQSPQEVGGYHARVNSFKGLTDTMLLMRFNPNTDDLSILSVPRDTPVNLPGYGRVKINTANQRGGAALSAEAISDLLADVPIDRYVRVNVQGVEKLIDALGGVEFYVPKDMKYRDDSQHLYIDIKKGKQRLDGETAVDFMLFRHDEYGDIGRVQRQQLLIRAVIDQALHPGTLARVPSIFSVIQSNVDTNLSVEEILALSGFAAQREQKNIEMLMLPGRFGNVEVAGHNGTISYWLPNHRQIDQMMARNFDVGYTAPSQDEEVSPYIRIAIQDSTDRPQAVQSVNQVLQEEGFRNVYVASDWGEPLSQTRIVAQNGNIEAAEAVANALGVGEVFVESTGALDSTVSIQLGEDWLGRRAIREESTD
- a CDS encoding ABC transporter substrate-binding protein, with the protein product MTKSNTLRIVSLLPSATETVAALGLTDCLVGRSHECDYPPEVHALPVCTQARLNPGKNSVGIDQDVQELMQSALSIYEIKVDVLEELQPTHIITQDQCDACAVSMAQVQQAVSQMVSTQPEVISLQGNVLTEVWADMKRVADRLGVDSQAALQNLQNRVDACTRITDEIPEAERPKVVTLEWIEPLMSGGNWLPELVNMAGGTPVLDETGTRSRYLDWQQILDIDPDVIVILPCGFNLERTRLEAQVLAQHSGWSQLTAVENNCVYIADGNAYFNRPGPRLVDSLEMLAEMLHPQHFSYDYQGKGWEVLKITVNV